The following proteins are encoded in a genomic region of Drosophila miranda strain MSH22 chromosome 4, D.miranda_PacBio2.1, whole genome shotgun sequence:
- the LOC117189066 gene encoding uncharacterized protein LOC117189066 translates to MRAEADSVYVHVDVPVHTPNMLQTTFLDWIPVTSALIPAPNGDYEYFVPSESTSCIRQLLVRRTCLARAYITVVVFLPGPCFIRFRRLLVLSGTLRDVLHNVASRPLQQRLMIDSGIFVSREIIHAPPNQTLGFSFETQNLCMYVHTYITP, encoded by the exons ATGCGTGCCGAAGCGGAT TCagtatatgtacatgtagatgtgccagttcatacaccGAATATGTTGCAAACGACCTTTCTGGATTGGATCCCAGTGACTTCGGCTCTGATCCCAGCTCCCAATGGAGATTACGAATATTTTGTTCCTTCTGAGAGCACATCGTGCATCCGCCAGCTGCTGGTACGACGTACTTGCCTCGCACGTGCATACATTACCGTCGTCGTCTTCCTTCCTGGACCATGCTTCATCCGCTTTCGTCGG CTCCTCGTCCTCTCCGGAACTCTAAGAGATGTGCTCCACAATGTGGCGTCCCGTCCTCTGCAGCAGAGACTAATGATCGACAGCGGTATTTTTGTTTCACGGGAAATAATCCATGCGCCACCGAATCAAACGCTGGGCTTCAGCTTCGAGACGC AAaacttatgtatgtatgtgcatacatACATTACGCCTTGA
- the LOC108164327 gene encoding cytosolic non-specific dipeptidase-like: protein MSKFNFTVVDADELAKTSVIRSTSFGPNSPLKRLFQMVVIKRECYINDLWELVGHETVSTRDEKRDDMRRAIDWLLKRLAAIDVVAFGEHLGMQMTDAYQPIPMPRVIIGVLVHSPSKPTILVYGNLDVEEAVVRDGWGTDPFVMTEIGEYLYGRGVAMDKGPLLCWLNAIQAYMDAGVRLPVNIVFVIESMAHCGSLGLETVLKERISFFRNVSCVAMATRRWQSSTTPGLIYGSRGLIYYHLEVQCCNRDLSSFEHGGTLFEALPDLFYLLSCLTDPQLNVLIEGAAHAHPVDMNTVRCADFNYEEFGDNLMVPRLPNRRHKHLALATNWAMPHLSIHGIEGANSEADVRFVIPHKVIGKFSIALAPNQRPEDVTKALQKHLGQVWLQRASPNKMMLCEKFVIPSWTGRCNSPEYLAATRAMSKTYNVRPNFIRDGGSLLAPSIFQRVLKKNVVVLPIAENDIGGSPVNERISVDNYIKGSQMLAAFMWEYAQTNPESDLVDGMCMPKD, encoded by the coding sequence ATGTCCAAATTCAATTTTACCGTGGTAGACGCCGACGAATTGGCTAAGACGTCCGTCATAAGAAGTACGTCGTTCGGGCCCAACTCCCCTCTGAAGCGCCTCTTCCAGATGGTCGTCATCAAGCGCGAGTGCTACATAAACGATCTCTGGGAGCTGGTGGGCCACGAGACGGTGTCCACCCGGGACGAAAAACGCGATGACATGAGGAGGGCCATCGACTGGCTACTTAAGCGTCTGGCGGCCATCGATGTGGTGGCCTTTGGAGAGCATCTGGGAATGCAGATGACGGACGCATACCAGCCCATTCCCATGCCCAGGGTAATCATTGGAGTGCTCGTCCATAGTCCCAGCAAGCCGACGATTCTGGTTTATGGAAACCTGGACGTGGAGGAGGCTGTCGTGAGAGATGGCTGGGGTACGGATCCCTTTGTGATGACGGAGATCGGCGAGTATCTGTACGGGCGGGGCGTCGCCATGGACAAGGGGCCGCTCTTGTGCTGGCTAAATGCCATTCAGGCCTACATGGACGCAGGGGTTCGCCTGCCCGTCAACATCGTCTTCGTCATCGAGAGCATGGCCCACTGCGGCAGCCTGGGCCTTGAGACGGTCCTCAAGGAGCGGATAAGCTTCTTCCGCAACGTCTCCTGCGTGGCGATGGCCACACGCCGCTGGCAGAGCAGCACCACCCCGGGATTGATTTACGGATCGAGGGGCCTGATCTACTACCACCTGGAGGTGCAGTGCTGCAACCGCGATCTCAGCAGCTTCGAGCACGGCGGCACTCTGTTCGAGGCACTGCCGGATCTCTTCTACCTCCTCAGCTGTCTAACAGATCCCCAGTTGAACGTCCTCATCGAAGGAGCCGCGCATGCCCACCCCGTTGACATGAATACCGTTAGGTGTGCGGACTTCAACTACGAGGAATTTGGCGATAACTTGATGGTGCCCCGCCTTCCCAACCGCAGACATAAGCATTTGGCTCTCGCCACGAACTGGGCCATGCCCCATCTCTCGATACACGGCATCGAGGGGGCCAACTCCGAGGCAGATGTCCGCTTTGTGATACCCCACAAGGTGATCGGAAAGTTCTCCATTGCGCTGGCGCCCAACCAACGACCGGAGGACGTCACCAAAGCCCTGCAGAAGCATTTGGGACAGGTTTGGCTACAGCGGGCATCGCCCAACAAGATGATGCTGTGCGAGAAGTTCGTTATTCCCTCCTGGACTGGACGCTGCAACAGCCCCGAGTATCTAGCGGCCACTCGGGCCATGAGCAAGACCTACAACGTAAGGCCGAACTTCATACGAGACGGCGGCTCTCTGCTGGCTCCCTCGATTTTTCAGAGAGTGCTCAAGAAAAACGTGGTGGTGCTGCCCATTGCGGAGAACGACATCGGCGGGAGTCCGGTGAACGAACGCATCTCGGTGGACAACTACATCAAGGGCTCCCAGATGCTGGCCGCCTTCATGTGGGAATATGCCCAGACCAACCCCGAGAGCGATTTAGTCGATGGCATGTGTATGCCAAAGGACTGA